The following coding sequences lie in one Musa acuminata AAA Group cultivar baxijiao chromosome BXJ1-8, Cavendish_Baxijiao_AAA, whole genome shotgun sequence genomic window:
- the LOC135588935 gene encoding probable magnesium transporter NIPA2, giving the protein MGVSVDNIRGLVLALSSSLFIGSSFIVKKKGLKRAGAHGVRAGSGGFSYLYEPLWWVGMLTMILGEAANFAAYAFAPAILVTPLGALSIIVSAVLAHFFLNEKLHIFGILGCVLCVVGSVSIVLHAPIEKDIESVKEVWYLATEPGFIVYFCVVMILVVFLIVHLVPRYGQTNLVVYVGICSLMGSLTVMSVKAVGIALKLTLSGMNQFVYAQTWFFTVVVAICCLMQMNYLNKALDTFNTAVISPVYYVMFTTLTILASMIMFKDWASQNASQIVTEICGFVTILSGTFLLHKTMDMGESTPMETIALSDS; this is encoded by the exons ATGGGAGTCTCGGTGGACAACATTCGGGGTCTCGTGCTGGCCCTATCGTCGAGTCTTTTCATCGGGTCAAGCTTCATCGTGAAGAAGAAAGGGCTCAAAAGGGCCGGGGCGCATGGCGTCAGAGCAG GTTCGGGAGGGTTCTCATACTTGTACGAGCCTCTCTGGTGGGTTGGGATGCTTACTA TGATACTTGGTGAGGCAGCTAACTTTGCTGCCTATGCATTTGCTCCGGCAATTCTTGTAACTCCTTTAGGAGCACTGAGTATAATTGTCAG TGCAGTGCTAGCTCATTTCTTTTTAAACGAGAAACTGCATATATTTGGCATCCTTGGGTGTGTTCTTTGTGTGGTTGGTTCTGTTAGTATTGTTTTGCATGCTCCAATAGAGAAAGATATTGAATCAGTTAAGGAAGTTTGGTACCTTGCCACTGAACCAG GGTTTATCGTTTATTTCTGTGTGGTCATGATCTTGGTTGTTTTTCTCATCGTCCACCTAGTTCCACGTTATGGGCAAACAAATTTGGTGGTATATGTTGGAATTTGCTCACTCATGGGTTCCCTGACG GTTATGAGTGTAAAAGCAGTGGGCATTGCGTTAAAGCTAACATTATCGGGAATGAATCAATTTGTCTATGCTCAGACCTGGTTTTTTACAGTTGTTGTAGCAATCTGTTGTCTCATGCAGATGAATTATCTGAACAAG GCACTCGACACCTTCAATACTGCTGTGATATCCCCAGTCTACTATGTGATGTTCACTACTCTCACCATATTGGCTAGCATGATCATGTTTAAG GATTGGGCCTCCCAGAATGCTTCCCAGATAGTCACTGAGATATGTGGGTTCGTTACAATACTCTCTGGTACTTTCCTTCTCCACAAGACAATGGACATGGGAGAAAGTACTCCCATGGAAACAATAGCCCTGAGTGACTCCTAG
- the LOC135587258 gene encoding GDT1-like protein 4, producing MDRSRRCPRYGRLSSIALFLLILLASNSSLALAQESETDNGENASAVLPKSLDRRTKMLLHPFRKDEDASWEGVVSLDQTGLGLFDAFFASFSMIIVSEIGDETFIIAALMAMRHPKSIVLSGALAALFVMTVLSTGLGRIVPNLISRKHTNSAATVLYAFFGLRLLYIAWRSDSKTSQKKEMEEVEEKLESGQGKSTLRRFFSRFCTPIFLESFILTFLAEWGDRSQIATIALATHKNAIGVAVGATLGHTICTTLAVVGGSMLASKISQKTVATIGGLLFLGFSLSSYFYPPL from the exons ATGGATCGCTCCCGCAGGTGCCCTAGATATGGTCGTCTCTCTTCGATTGCTCTGTTCCTCCTCATCCTGCTTGCCTCTAATTCATCTCTAGCCTTGGCGCAG GAGTCGGAGACGGATAATGGCGAGAACGCATCGGCCGTCTTGCCTAAATCTTTGGATCGGCGCACGAAA ATGTTGCTTCACCCGTTCCGGAAAGATGAAGATGCGAGCTGGGAGGGCGTCGTTTCGTTGGACCAAACGGGGCTGGGCCTCTTTGATGCCTTCTTCGCTAGCTTTTCCATGATTATCGTCAGCGAG ATCGGAGATGAGACCTTTATAATTGCTGCTCTTATGGCGATGCGCCATCCGAAATCAATTGTCCTGTCCGGTGCACTCGCCGCCCTTTTTGTGATGACG GTACTGTCAACTGGACTTGGTAGGATCGTGCCCAATTTGATATCGCGGAAGCACACCAACAGTGCAGCTACAG TGCTGTATGCGTTCTTTGGGCTGCGATTACTATACATCGCCTGGAGATCAGATTCAAAGACATCACAGAAGAAGGAAATGGAAGAA GTAGAAGAAAAGCTTGAGTCAGGGCAAGGGAAGTCAACGTTGCGCCGCTTCTTTTCAAGATTTTGTACGCCAATATTCTTGGAG TCATTTATTTTGACATTTTTGGCTGAATGGGGGGATCGCAGCCAGATAGCAACTATTGCG CTGGCAACTCACAAGAACGCAATTGGAGTTGCCGTAGGCGCAACTTTGGGTCACACAATATGTACAACATTAGCAGTGGTGGGAGGGAGCATGCTGGCATCCAAAATATCACAAAAGACAGTTGCTACCATTGGCGGCCTTCTGTTTCTGGGGTTTTCCTTATCATCATACTTTTACCCTCCATTGTGA